One window of Flavobacteriales bacterium genomic DNA carries:
- a CDS encoding acyl-CoA desaturase yields MSQTTFAKTPPVFFQRLREVTEAYFKENNLRKTGNSRLYWKTAILLTALVGLYVLLVFFTPSSTLIALGLCALLGLVVASVGFNVMHDGAHGSYSRRKWVNEVMGHSLNLLGGSVHFWKLKHNVNHHTFTNIEGMDDDIDIKPWVRVHEGQPKHWFHRFQHIYGLLLYGLTYLLWIFYNDLKKYFTGKIADNTRMKPMDREQHIIFWITKVAYVSIFLLLPMYFAGVVPTLVGYGVMVFVTGLFIAVVFQLAHVVEHAEFVIPAVEGGNIESEWAVHQVATTANFATRNKMWNWLFGGLNFQVEHHLFPKISHVHYPELNKRLKEVCAEFNIKYREFPTLRSALWSHLVHLRHVGTMA; encoded by the coding sequence ATGTCACAAACCACGTTTGCCAAGACCCCTCCCGTATTCTTTCAACGGTTGAGGGAGGTCACCGAAGCCTATTTCAAGGAGAATAACCTCAGAAAGACCGGGAACAGCCGCCTGTATTGGAAAACGGCCATCCTGCTCACGGCGCTTGTAGGTCTTTATGTGTTACTGGTCTTCTTCACACCTTCCTCCACGTTGATCGCTTTGGGCCTCTGTGCCTTGCTGGGCCTGGTGGTCGCCAGTGTGGGCTTCAACGTGATGCACGATGGTGCCCATGGCAGCTATAGCCGCCGCAAATGGGTGAACGAGGTGATGGGCCATTCGCTGAACCTGCTGGGCGGCAGCGTACATTTCTGGAAGTTGAAGCACAATGTGAACCACCACACCTTCACCAACATCGAGGGGATGGATGACGACATCGATATCAAACCTTGGGTGAGGGTGCATGAGGGCCAGCCCAAGCATTGGTTCCACCGGTTCCAGCACATCTACGGCCTGTTACTCTACGGCCTCACCTATCTGCTCTGGATCTTCTACAACGACCTGAAGAAGTACTTCACCGGTAAGATCGCCGACAACACCCGGATGAAGCCGATGGACCGGGAGCAGCATATTATTTTCTGGATAACGAAGGTCGCCTACGTCTCGATCTTCCTGCTCTTGCCGATGTATTTTGCGGGGGTGGTACCGACGCTTGTGGGCTACGGGGTGATGGTTTTCGTCACCGGCCTGTTCATTGCGGTGGTCTTCCAGTTGGCGCATGTTGTAGAGCATGCCGAATTTGTGATCCCTGCCGTGGAAGGCGGAAATATTGAGAGTGAATGGGCCGTTCACCAAGTGGCCACCACCGCTAATTTCGCTACACGCAACAAGATGTGGAACTGGCTCTTCGGCGGATTGAACTTCCAGGTGGAGCACCACTTGTTCCCCAAGATCAGCCATGTGCACTATCCGGAACTGAACAAACGGCTCAAGGAGGTGTGCGCGGAGTTCAACATCAAATACCGTGAATTCCCCACCTTGCGGAGCGCGCTCTGGTCACACTTGGTGCATCTGAGGCACGTGGGGACCATGGCGTAG
- a CDS encoding TonB-dependent receptor, protein MLKSTPLLLFVLLPGLLLAQRGPGGGFAMGRAYGRVLDTDKKPVAFATATVLLGDSVVGGALVQENGEFDIPKLPMRTLRLKVAAMGYTTVEKEFSLTREMPELDLGNLRIEADAVVLKAAEVSKERATQVLQVDRRVYNVEKDISVAGGDATDVMKNIPGLSVDAEGNVEMRGKSPKVFVDGRPTTMTLDQIPASDIERVEVITNPSVIFDASSTGGIVNVVLKKDTRPGYSGQLSVGIGNNERYNANGNLLVRQGRSAFNVSLSFGHGAPPGTSYNYRTDLADGLPTGYFRQDATNTHDHLRENARLGWDYKLSNRNTISLSQSVNIGTRSSSEDQTYISSDAANNTIGSGTQHNFSDGRYTNLTSRAGFRRTTTKPGKEWSTDLTFNLSDRTSPATTEQFNDGVDGILAGHSYQDRDSKSDGQEWTWQLDVTDPYADNRKLEWGFKANFEQSNSTMDVTYGNDTLQGAVRDTALSNAFNIGTWVNAAYVNWSTKLSDHWSMHTGLRVEQNMMNAKRTDKDVDFSYSYPDGLKDLGRILFPAVYLSRKWDAPEGKLQQELQVNVSRKVNRPNFYQIMPFIMSTDARSYRIGNPVLRPEMSTIVEVNHLLPFGEKGNWLSSLYGRFTTDVITSYTAPLASDPNILVTTYVNGKQNQGFGWENTVKLTLWKGSEATFNGNLQWVNISLSEGGANYTNNGINFDGKVNISQKLPADLTLQVNADYDGPRIIPQGYTLERYSMDVSLRKQFGKQFFLTASANNIFDSRGWGSHYETPYFEQEGFSSHGGREVRISATWRFGKQDTQLFRRKSTGPTERSVPGGGSDDGGGE, encoded by the coding sequence ATGTTGAAAAGCACTCCTCTTCTTCTATTTGTTCTTTTACCCGGTCTTCTCCTTGCACAGCGCGGCCCCGGAGGTGGCTTTGCAATGGGACGTGCCTATGGCCGTGTTCTGGATACCGATAAGAAGCCTGTCGCATTCGCCACGGCGACCGTGCTGTTGGGTGATAGCGTGGTGGGCGGTGCACTGGTCCAGGAGAACGGTGAATTCGACATCCCCAAACTACCGATGCGGACATTGCGGCTGAAGGTCGCAGCAATGGGCTATACCACGGTGGAAAAGGAATTCAGCCTTACCCGGGAAATGCCTGAACTGGACCTGGGAAACCTGCGGATAGAGGCCGATGCGGTGGTACTGAAGGCCGCGGAGGTCTCCAAGGAGCGCGCTACACAGGTGCTCCAGGTGGACCGCCGCGTGTACAACGTGGAAAAGGACATCAGCGTGGCGGGCGGCGATGCCACGGACGTGATGAAGAACATCCCCGGCCTTAGCGTGGACGCCGAAGGCAACGTGGAGATGCGCGGCAAAAGCCCCAAAGTGTTCGTGGACGGGAGGCCCACCACCATGACCTTGGACCAGATCCCCGCGAGCGACATCGAACGCGTGGAGGTGATCACCAACCCCAGCGTGATCTTCGATGCCAGTTCCACTGGCGGCATCGTGAACGTGGTGCTGAAAAAGGACACGCGACCCGGATACAGCGGGCAATTGTCGGTCGGTATCGGTAACAACGAGCGCTACAACGCCAATGGCAACTTGCTGGTCCGGCAGGGTCGTAGTGCCTTCAATGTCAGCCTGAGTTTCGGCCACGGAGCCCCGCCCGGCACCAGTTACAACTACCGCACGGACCTCGCTGACGGCCTGCCCACCGGTTACTTCCGTCAGGATGCCACCAACACCCATGATCATCTCCGGGAGAACGCACGCTTAGGTTGGGATTACAAATTGAGCAACCGGAACACCATCAGCCTCTCGCAAAGCGTGAACATCGGCACACGCAGCAGTTCGGAGGACCAGACCTACATCAGTTCCGACGCGGCGAACAACACCATCGGCAGTGGCACCCAGCACAATTTTTCCGACGGGCGGTACACCAACCTCACCTCGCGCGCGGGCTTCAGGCGCACCACCACCAAGCCCGGCAAGGAGTGGAGCACCGACCTCACTTTCAACCTCAGCGACCGCACCTCCCCTGCCACCACTGAACAGTTCAACGATGGCGTGGACGGGATCTTGGCAGGCCACAGCTACCAGGACCGCGACTCCAAGAGTGATGGCCAGGAATGGACCTGGCAGCTCGATGTCACCGACCCGTATGCGGACAACCGCAAGTTGGAATGGGGCTTCAAGGCCAATTTTGAGCAGAGCAACTCCACCATGGATGTCACTTATGGCAACGATACCCTCCAGGGTGCCGTCCGTGATACGGCCTTGAGCAATGCCTTCAACATCGGCACGTGGGTGAACGCGGCCTACGTGAACTGGAGCACGAAACTCTCCGATCATTGGTCCATGCACACCGGGCTGCGTGTAGAGCAGAACATGATGAACGCCAAGCGGACCGACAAGGACGTGGACTTCAGCTACAGCTATCCAGACGGCCTCAAGGACCTTGGGCGCATCCTTTTCCCGGCGGTCTACCTCAGCCGCAAATGGGACGCCCCGGAAGGCAAGCTCCAGCAGGAGCTCCAAGTGAACGTTTCCCGCAAGGTGAACCGGCCGAACTTCTACCAGATCATGCCCTTCATCATGAGCACCGATGCGCGGAGCTACCGCATCGGCAATCCCGTGCTGCGCCCTGAGATGAGCACCATCGTGGAGGTGAACCACCTGCTTCCCTTCGGCGAAAAAGGCAATTGGCTCTCCTCCCTCTACGGCCGCTTCACCACGGACGTGATCACGAGCTACACCGCACCTTTGGCCAGCGACCCGAACATACTTGTGACCACCTATGTGAACGGCAAGCAGAACCAAGGCTTCGGATGGGAGAACACGGTGAAGCTTACCCTTTGGAAAGGATCCGAGGCGACCTTCAACGGCAACTTGCAATGGGTGAATATCAGCCTCTCCGAAGGAGGCGCCAACTACACCAACAACGGCATCAACTTCGATGGCAAGGTGAACATATCCCAGAAGCTTCCCGCCGACCTGACATTGCAGGTGAACGCTGATTACGACGGCCCGCGCATCATCCCGCAAGGGTATACCCTGGAGCGCTACTCCATGGACGTGTCGTTGCGCAAGCAGTTCGGGAAGCAATTCTTCCTCACTGCAAGTGCGAACAACATCTTCGATTCACGGGGCTGGGGGTCACACTATGAGACGCCCTATTTCGAACAGGAAGGTTTCAGCAGCCACGGTGGCCGCGAAGTACGCATCTCGGCCACGTGGCGTTTCGGGAAGCAGGACACCCAGCTTTTCCGGAGAAAGAGTACCGGCCCCACCGAACGGTCCGTGCCCGGCGGTGGCAGCGATGATGGCGGCGGTGAGTAA
- a CDS encoding HmuY family protein, with translation MRTVIGIGAVVMACAFSSCVKEELPVPKQTRGGNSMQGEGEWFECVANVGVDYANQLWFDLGTQSVVAQNSKMDWDLAFQCAPDGWQVRLNYSRLMRAHRTGQAEITEPTDTTGYGNTWKIDLPNGRPDSMAIGDWRSEHPVFVLDMGYNVIGLPMGLKKVQVTDVSAASFSFRTAKLNGSNVQEYTIQKDPARAYVHFNFTSGSAVNIAAPLGSYDMVFTQYTEQFYAPDPYLSYIVTGTVNGYSGARVAQLSGDFASITLADTVANPFSTDEDIIGYDWKDYSFDTGTYEVYSNQIYIVQDTDGNFYKLHFIDYYNDIGQRGSPKFELVQLIPE, from the coding sequence ATGAGGACTGTGATCGGTATTGGAGCAGTGGTGATGGCCTGTGCATTCAGCAGCTGCGTGAAGGAGGAACTGCCTGTGCCGAAGCAGACACGTGGCGGCAACAGTATGCAAGGGGAAGGGGAATGGTTTGAATGCGTGGCGAACGTGGGCGTGGATTATGCCAACCAGTTGTGGTTCGACCTCGGCACGCAGAGTGTGGTCGCGCAGAACAGCAAGATGGACTGGGACCTCGCCTTTCAATGCGCGCCGGACGGCTGGCAGGTCCGCTTGAACTACTCCAGGCTCATGCGCGCGCACCGCACGGGCCAGGCGGAGATCACGGAACCCACGGACACAACAGGCTATGGCAACACGTGGAAGATCGACCTGCCCAACGGAAGGCCCGACAGCATGGCCATCGGTGACTGGCGCAGCGAGCATCCGGTCTTCGTCCTCGACATGGGCTACAACGTAATTGGCCTGCCAATGGGCTTGAAAAAAGTGCAGGTCACGGATGTTTCGGCCGCATCTTTCAGCTTCCGGACCGCTAAGCTCAACGGTTCCAATGTTCAGGAATACACCATTCAGAAAGATCCCGCCCGGGCTTATGTCCATTTCAACTTTACCAGTGGCAGCGCGGTGAACATCGCAGCGCCGTTAGGCAGCTACGACATGGTCTTCACGCAGTACACCGAGCAGTTTTATGCCCCGGACCCCTACTTGTCCTACATCGTCACGGGCACGGTGAACGGCTACAGCGGAGCGCGTGTGGCCCAACTGAGCGGCGATTTCGCCAGTATCACCCTGGCGGACACGGTGGCCAATCCCTTCAGCACCGACGAGGACATCATCGGCTACGATTGGAAAGACTACTCCTTCGATACGGGCACGTACGAGGTTTATAGCAACCAGATCTACATCGTGCAGGACACCGACGGCAACTTCTACAAGCTGCACTTCATAGACTACTACAACGACATTGGGCAGCGGGGTTCACCCAAGTTCGAGCTGGTGCAGTTGATACCTGAATAG
- a CDS encoding TonB-dependent receptor — MIRTAVALLAFALAVAAHAQVPLTVHDAGSNEGVPYAHVSWHALSTPANGVEVAGPGGKLTLPVDQAAVKDGVAIRIDFIGYRQLTDTIFTMTARSFGLQPAQLFDLDEVVVTGQYRPTTADKAVQRMHVIGAEQIQRMAAQNLGDVLRQELNMRMTQDNVLGTSVSMRGLGGENVKILVDGVPVIGRQDGNLDLAQIDLTGIDRVEVLEGPLSVNYGTNALAGTINLITRKNTGNTSSLKAISYVEPMGRLNLSVAAGQHFGKSDVLLSLGRNFFGGWGPDQNAIYDFSRHLADSTRYQSWKPREQYFGRLNYRFALNDRWNLNYKGEVMQDRITDRGMPRAPYNESAFDSEFLTRRLDNALFANGDLGKGRHLDALIAHDRYQRTRTMWLRDLTTLEAQQVPGEADDSYFTLTNARATYSSSGDSAKLGYELGMDLNLETAAGERIADGSDQQIGDYAVFGSAQWRPVKRLIIRPGLRYAHNTQYGAPLVPSLDARLQLNPAFTLRASYAEGFRAPSLKELYLYFVDVNHDIHGNADLTAETSNNYSLSLSYRKAMDKGVLRGEIAGFHDRIHDLITLAEEGPTLYSYINVGEYRTLGGSFSLGWETGHWAFGAGTAITGRYDTLGVRTGGATYEYAPEVNLNATRNWRKQGWSITVFGKYQGEQQNYIYLEDGSLSRGRISDYVMADASVAKQLFNEHLTVSLGCKNIGNITDLNASLGNGGAHSGPSAGSVPLAMGRTYFLRLALDLKGKVKESKL; from the coding sequence ATGATACGCACCGCCGTAGCACTCCTTGCCTTCGCCCTCGCTGTTGCGGCCCATGCACAAGTGCCCTTGACCGTGCATGATGCGGGTTCGAATGAGGGCGTGCCGTACGCGCACGTCTCTTGGCATGCGTTGAGCACTCCCGCTAATGGCGTGGAGGTGGCGGGACCCGGCGGAAAGCTTACGCTGCCCGTGGACCAAGCGGCGGTGAAGGACGGGGTGGCCATCCGCATCGACTTCATCGGCTACCGTCAGCTCACCGATACGATCTTCACGATGACGGCCCGCAGCTTCGGCCTGCAGCCTGCACAACTGTTCGACCTCGACGAGGTGGTGGTCACCGGGCAATACCGGCCCACCACGGCGGACAAAGCGGTGCAGCGCATGCACGTCATCGGCGCGGAGCAGATCCAACGCATGGCGGCGCAGAACCTCGGCGATGTGCTGCGGCAGGAGCTGAACATGCGCATGACACAGGACAATGTCCTGGGCACGTCGGTGAGCATGCGCGGCTTGGGCGGGGAGAACGTCAAGATCCTGGTGGATGGCGTTCCTGTGATCGGGCGGCAGGACGGAAACCTTGACCTGGCACAGATCGACCTCACGGGCATCGACCGGGTGGAAGTGTTGGAAGGACCGCTCAGCGTGAACTACGGCACCAACGCACTGGCCGGGACGATCAACCTCATCACGCGCAAGAACACCGGCAACACCTCATCGCTGAAGGCCATCAGCTATGTGGAACCCATGGGCCGATTGAACCTGTCCGTCGCGGCGGGCCAGCATTTTGGAAAGAGCGATGTGCTGCTCTCGCTGGGACGCAATTTCTTCGGAGGCTGGGGCCCGGACCAGAACGCGATCTATGACTTCAGCAGGCATTTGGCGGACTCCACGCGCTACCAGTCGTGGAAGCCGCGCGAGCAATACTTCGGAAGGCTGAACTACCGCTTTGCCCTGAACGACCGCTGGAACCTCAACTACAAGGGCGAGGTGATGCAGGACCGCATCACGGACCGCGGTATGCCGCGCGCACCCTATAACGAGAGCGCGTTTGATTCTGAATTCTTGACCCGGCGTTTGGACAATGCGCTATTCGCCAACGGGGACCTCGGCAAGGGCCGACATCTGGACGCGCTGATCGCCCACGACCGCTACCAGCGCACCCGGACCATGTGGCTGCGCGACCTCACCACCTTGGAAGCACAGCAAGTGCCCGGAGAAGCGGATGATTCATACTTCACCCTCACCAATGCCCGCGCCACCTATTCGAGTTCCGGCGACAGTGCCAAGCTCGGCTATGAACTAGGGATGGACCTCAACTTGGAGACCGCCGCCGGGGAGCGGATCGCCGATGGCAGCGATCAGCAGATCGGGGACTACGCCGTGTTCGGCAGCGCACAGTGGCGGCCGGTGAAGCGGCTTATCATCCGCCCCGGGCTACGCTACGCGCACAACACCCAGTATGGAGCGCCGCTTGTCCCTTCCCTCGATGCGCGCTTGCAGTTGAACCCCGCGTTCACCCTGCGCGCCTCCTATGCCGAAGGTTTTCGGGCGCCATCGCTCAAGGAACTGTACCTCTACTTCGTGGACGTGAACCACGACATTCACGGCAATGCGGACCTCACCGCCGAGACATCGAACAACTATTCGCTCTCGTTGAGCTATCGCAAGGCAATGGACAAAGGCGTGCTACGGGGAGAGATCGCCGGTTTCCACGACCGCATCCACGACCTCATCACCTTGGCGGAGGAGGGGCCGACGCTGTACAGCTACATCAACGTTGGCGAATACCGCACGCTGGGCGGCAGCTTCAGCCTTGGTTGGGAGACAGGCCATTGGGCCTTCGGGGCGGGTACCGCCATCACAGGTCGCTATGACACCTTGGGCGTGCGGACCGGCGGTGCCACTTACGAGTATGCCCCGGAAGTGAACCTCAACGCTACGCGGAATTGGCGCAAGCAGGGATGGAGCATCACGGTGTTCGGCAAATACCAGGGCGAGCAGCAGAACTACATCTACCTGGAGGACGGAAGTTTATCACGCGGTAGGATATCGGATTACGTGATGGCCGATGCCTCCGTGGCCAAGCAATTGTTCAACGAACACCTCACCGTATCGCTGGGCTGCAAGAACATCGGGAACATCACCGACCTGAACGCCTCGCTCGGCAATGGCGGAGCTCACAGCGGGCCGAGCGCGGGCAGCGTTCCGTTGGCGATGGGACGCACCTACTTTCTACGCCTGGCGCTGGATCTGAAAGGTAAGGTCAAAGAATCGAAGCTATGA
- a CDS encoding choice-of-anchor L domain-containing protein, translating into MRTTILHTRFILLLAAAGPTAVVQAQLSVNNTVTVQYLVENVLLGGGVTVSNITFNGMPAGFSNIQIGSFNGSACNVGLAQGLMLCTGDIALALGPNNTDSQTLPAAGTGAFGDPDLDQTSNSTTYDGAVLEFDLVPTGDEISFNYVFASEEYLEYVNAGYNDVFGFFLSGPGLNGPYANNAVNIALVPGSSSVVSIDNVNNMSNPAYYVDNGDGFSFPWDSDPQYIQFDGFTVPLTAYATVQCGQTYHLKIAIADAGDPYLDSGVFLEGGSFSSPTPLSVEAQTDSPFGELVEGCAGATIVLTRSDTQNAMDVTVSVSGTTTNGTDHTTVPAVFSFPAGQATINFDLEAFEDFITEGTEQLTLTFAYPDLCGQTSTIVLTIPVVDNTMAVVVNTTATVCPGACSGSASAVMSGGSAPFSYAWSNSLAGTGATSAASICAGSYSIIVEDDLGCTAEDTFDVVDGTALTVDAGTDIASCGDPVLLQAEVVGATTGLVWAWTPATGLSNPGISGPVATVSATTDYAVTVYPTGFPDCAVTDNVTITFDPGPDPGTDSAIVICPTQPSFALIDMLGGIPETGGSWVNAIGDPVPGTFDPATGVEGVFFYSVTSAEGCTNTASVTIDMLDITDPVCCGTVDAGPNATTCGLSHVLQAATGNIGSGTWTGPPGYVIAQAQSAQTTVTASVAGTATFTWTEDDGTCHVVDDVTVTFTDTLVVVVSSTGALCNGVCDGTATAVPQGGTAPFNYQWSNAAGPLSNAADAEDLCAGSLSLILSDANGCTAQADLIISEPAPVPIPELSFMEPWCYGSCDGTVTITAPNAVAYSFDGGATFGPASVFPNACVGDYPIVIRNANGCLASASITVTGPPPVVANFIYGPDPATVEATSISFINTSVNDVSLLWDIAGLATSDQDQCSYTFDFRQPAEYEVCLTVVDDRGCPDSICRTVEINDVLETYVPNCFTPDADGVNDSWGMVSNIPDIRDFELRVFDRWGAVIFQSEDPLGRWDGTMGNGGGGTVKQDVYVYTINFHTISTGRPEKHFGHVSLLK; encoded by the coding sequence ATGCGAACCACCATCCTCCATACCCGGTTTATTCTCCTTCTTGCAGCGGCCGGTCCTACGGCCGTGGTGCAGGCGCAGTTATCGGTGAATAATACCGTGACGGTCCAGTACCTTGTGGAGAACGTGCTGCTCGGCGGGGGAGTGACCGTGAGCAACATCACCTTTAACGGCATGCCGGCCGGCTTTTCCAACATCCAGATCGGTAGCTTCAATGGTTCAGCCTGCAACGTGGGCTTGGCACAAGGTCTTATGCTATGCACGGGTGATATCGCATTGGCCTTGGGGCCCAACAACACCGATAGCCAAACACTGCCGGCCGCCGGGACCGGTGCATTCGGCGACCCCGATCTGGACCAGACCAGTAATTCCACCACGTATGATGGCGCCGTGCTGGAGTTCGACCTCGTGCCCACGGGGGATGAGATCTCCTTCAACTATGTTTTCGCCTCGGAGGAATATCTGGAGTACGTGAACGCGGGCTACAACGACGTGTTCGGCTTCTTTCTGAGCGGACCGGGGCTCAATGGGCCGTATGCCAACAATGCCGTGAACATCGCGTTGGTCCCGGGCAGCAGCTCCGTGGTCTCCATCGACAATGTGAACAACATGAGCAATCCGGCCTATTACGTGGACAACGGGGACGGATTCAGCTTCCCTTGGGACAGCGACCCCCAGTACATCCAGTTCGACGGCTTCACCGTCCCGCTCACCGCTTATGCCACGGTGCAATGCGGGCAGACCTATCACCTGAAGATCGCCATCGCGGATGCCGGTGACCCCTATCTGGACAGCGGGGTCTTTTTGGAGGGAGGCAGTTTCAGCAGCCCGACCCCTTTGTCCGTGGAAGCCCAGACGGACAGTCCCTTCGGCGAACTGGTTGAAGGTTGTGCAGGGGCCACGATCGTCCTCACCCGGTCCGATACCCAGAACGCCATGGACGTGACCGTTTCCGTGTCAGGGACCACCACCAACGGCACGGACCATACGACCGTCCCGGCTGTATTCAGCTTCCCGGCCGGACAAGCCACCATCAATTTCGATCTGGAGGCCTTCGAGGACTTCATCACCGAAGGCACGGAACAGCTCACGCTGACCTTCGCCTATCCGGACCTGTGCGGCCAGACCAGTACCATCGTCCTCACCATACCCGTTGTGGATAACACAATGGCCGTTGTGGTGAACACAACAGCCACGGTCTGTCCCGGCGCATGCAGTGGCTCGGCCTCCGCAGTGATGAGCGGTGGATCCGCCCCGTTCAGCTATGCATGGAGCAATTCGTTGGCAGGCACGGGAGCAACATCGGCCGCCAGTATCTGCGCGGGGTCGTATTCGATCATTGTGGAGGATGACCTGGGCTGCACTGCCGAGGACACGTTCGACGTGGTGGACGGGACCGCCCTGACGGTGGACGCCGGGACGGACATCGCCAGTTGTGGCGACCCCGTGCTCTTGCAGGCCGAGGTGGTCGGTGCTACAACCGGTTTAGTATGGGCATGGACGCCGGCAACGGGCCTCTCGAACCCCGGCATCTCCGGGCCCGTGGCCACGGTGAGCGCCACGACCGATTATGCCGTTACGGTCTATCCGACGGGATTTCCGGACTGTGCCGTTACGGACAATGTAACGATCACTTTTGATCCGGGGCCGGACCCGGGGACGGACTCCGCGATCGTCATCTGTCCAACCCAGCCCTCCTTTGCATTGATCGACATGTTGGGCGGAATCCCTGAGACCGGAGGAAGCTGGGTCAACGCAATTGGTGATCCCGTACCAGGCACCTTCGACCCGGCCACGGGCGTGGAGGGTGTCTTTTTCTATAGCGTGACCTCGGCGGAAGGATGCACCAACACGGCCAGCGTGACCATTGATATGCTCGATATTACCGATCCGGTCTGCTGTGGAACGGTGGATGCCGGGCCGAACGCCACCACCTGCGGGCTAAGCCACGTTCTGCAGGCGGCCACGGGCAATATCGGCAGCGGCACATGGACCGGGCCGCCGGGCTATGTGATCGCGCAGGCACAAAGCGCGCAAACCACCGTGACCGCCTCGGTAGCTGGTACTGCGACCTTCACATGGACCGAGGATGATGGAACATGCCATGTGGTGGACGACGTCACCGTCACCTTCACCGATACGCTTGTGGTCGTGGTGAGCTCCACCGGTGCCTTGTGCAATGGGGTCTGCGACGGGACGGCCACAGCGGTGCCCCAGGGAGGGACCGCGCCGTTCAATTACCAGTGGAGCAATGCTGCGGGTCCGCTCTCCAACGCGGCGGATGCGGAAGATCTCTGTGCCGGAAGCCTCTCCCTGATCCTTTCCGATGCCAACGGATGCACGGCCCAAGCGGACCTCATCATCTCCGAGCCGGCCCCCGTGCCGATCCCCGAACTGAGCTTCATGGAGCCGTGGTGCTATGGTTCGTGCGATGGGACGGTCACCATTACTGCCCCGAACGCAGTGGCCTATAGTTTCGATGGTGGTGCCACGTTCGGCCCCGCCTCCGTGTTTCCAAATGCTTGCGTGGGGGACTATCCGATCGTGATCCGGAATGCCAACGGCTGCCTTGCTTCGGCCTCCATCACCGTTACAGGGCCGCCACCAGTGGTGGCGAATTTCATATACGGCCCCGATCCGGCGACCGTGGAAGCCACCTCCATCAGCTTCATCAATACCTCGGTGAACGATGTCTCGCTTCTCTGGGATATCGCCGGTCTGGCCACCTCCGACCAGGACCAATGTTCCTACACCTTCGATTTTCGACAGCCCGCGGAATACGAAGTGTGCCTCACCGTAGTGGACGATCGCGGCTGCCCGGATTCCATATGCCGCACGGTTGAGATCAACGACGTGCTGGAGACCTACGTCCCCAACTGCTTCACTCCGGATGCGGACGGGGTGAATGATAGCTGGGGCATGGTGAGCAACATCCCGGATATCCGTGATTTCGAACTGCGCGTCTTCGACCGTTGGGGCGCTGTCATCTTTCAGTCCGAAGATCCCTTGGGTCGTTGGGACGGCACGATGGGGAACGGCGGCGGGGGGACGGTGAAACAGGATGTGTACGTCTACACCATCAACTTCCACACGATCTCCACTGGTCGGCCGGAGAAGCACTTTG
- a CDS encoding RNA-binding protein, with translation MNIYVANIAYSAQDQDLRELFEAHGEVTSAKIIMDKATNRSRGFGFVEMSDDDSGRAAIEGTNGIAFHGRDLVVNEARPRTEGAGDRGGFRGGNSGGGGGYRGGNSGGGDRGGYRGGSDRGGSGSDRGDRGGYRRDEY, from the coding sequence ATGAACATTTACGTCGCCAACATTGCGTATTCCGCACAGGACCAGGATCTCCGCGAGCTTTTTGAAGCTCACGGTGAGGTGACCTCGGCCAAGATCATCATGGACAAGGCCACCAACAGGAGCCGCGGCTTCGGTTTCGTGGAGATGTCCGACGACGACAGCGGGCGTGCCGCGATCGAAGGCACCAACGGCATCGCCTTCCATGGCCGTGACCTCGTGGTGAACGAAGCCCGCCCCCGTACCGAGGGCGCAGGCGACCGTGGCGGATTCCGCGGCGGCAACAGCGGCGGCGGCGGTGGCTACCGTGGCGGCAACAGCGGCGGTGGCGACCGCGGCGGATACCGTGGCGGCAGCGACCGTGGCGGCAGCGGCAGCGACCGCGGCGATCGTGGCGGCTACCGTCGCGACGAGTACTAG